The Burkholderia latens genome segment CCACGCGCGATCGCGCACGTCATCGCACTCGATCGCATGTGAGCGATAGCGATTCCGATTCGCGTTTCCGCTTCGTTTCCGGCCGCGTATGCGCGGCAAATTTTGCGTTGTCGCCCCGCGTTGCCGACGCGCGGTTTCGGCAACGCTTTCCGGCTACGCTCTGTTACAAAAAAGTGCCTCCCGCGCCGCAGACGGATCGCCTACATTGCAATCCACTTCGACGCATTCGTCGTATGCACGGACAGGTCTTCCGTCGGGTCTCCAGCGCGATGCTCGCCCGGCCAGCAGTGAAAACGAATAGGAGTCTTGACCGAAGTGCTGGCGGTATCCAGCGCACGCGGATTGCGATGGCCCAAGCGGCCTCCTGAACGAACCCGACCCGACGCATCGCACGGCACCCGTTGCCGTGCGGCGGGTCGCGTTGCGCGGCCGTGCCGCGCCATCGTCACCGCACGTCACCGAGGAGCAGTCCATGCGACGCACGATCGTGTCCCCTTCGCTTGTCATCCGCGTCACCCGCCTGTCCGCCGCAATGGCGATGATCGCCGCCGCCGCGGCGCACGCCGATCCCGTCGCCGTATCCGGCCCAAGCCCGTTCGCCGCGTGCACCATCGGCGGCCCGGGCACGAACTACGTGAATGCCGAGGTCGAACCGTGGTTGTCGGTCAATCCGGCGAACCGGACCAACATGATCGGCGTGTGGCAGCAGGACCGCTGGTCGAACGGCGGCGCGCACGGGCTCGTCGCCGGCTACACGTTCGACGGCGGCGCGACCTGGGCGCGCACGCCGCAGCCGTTCAGCGCATGCGCGCCGGGCGGACTCAAGTACGAGCGCGCATCCGATCCATGGGTGTCGTTCGGGCCAGACGGCACCGCCTATTCGGTATCGATCTCGTTCAACCAGTCGAACAACGGCAACGCGGTCGCGGCGTCGGTGTCGACCGATGGCGGACAGACGTGGAGCAGCCCGTCCGTGCTGATCGCGAACGACGAGCCGACGACGCAGTTCTTCAGCGACAAGGAATCGGTGACGGCGAACCCGGTGAAAGCCGGCACCGCGTATGCGGTGTGGGACCGTCTCGAACTGCCGAACGGCAACCCGTACGCGAACCTGCATACGCAGGCCTATCGCGGGCCGACGTTCTTCTCGAAAACGGTCGACGGCGGCAAGACGTGGAGTGCCGCGAAGATCATCGTCAACGTGCCGTCGCGGCAGCAGACGATCGGCAACCAGATCGTCGTCGATCCGAGAACCGGCACGCTCTACAACTTCTTCGACCTGATCCAGCCGCCGTTCAACAAGGCGGCCGGCAAGGTCGCGTTCGTCAAGTCGACCGACGACGGCGCGACGTGGACGAAGCCGCAGGTAATCGCCGGATTGCAGACGGTCGGCGTGACGGACCCGAACACCGGCGAACCGGTCCGCACCGGCGACATCATTCCGGAGCCGGCGATCGATCCCGCGTCGGGGCAACTTTACGTCGTCTGGCAAGACGGCCGCTTCAACGGCGGCCACTACGACGAGATCGCGTTGTCGACGTCGAAGGACGGCGGCGCAACATGGAGCGCGCCGATGCAGATCAACACGCCGACCGGGCGCCCGGCGTTCAATCCGTCGGTGCGCGTCGACAATACGGGCGCGGTGATGGTCACGCACTACGACTTCCGCGACCTGCAGGCCGGCAATACGACGACGCTGCCGACCGGATTCTGGCGCAAGATTTCGCACGACGGCGGCGCCACGTTCGCCGACGAACGGCGCGTCGGCGGCCCGTTCGACATGAAGCTCGCGCCGAACGCAGAGGGATACTTCATCGGCGATTACCAGGGGCTCGACGTGTTGCCGTCGTCGTCGTTTCACCCGCTGTTCGTCCAGACCAACGCGGGCAACCTGACGAATCGCACCGACGTGTTCTTCGCGCCGTGATGCGCGCATGACGCATGCGCTGCCGCGACCTGCATTGCGTCGCGGCAGCGCGACCGCTTGCGCGTCAATGCATGTCGGTCAGCACGACGCGCCCGTCGATCTGCCCTGCGCGCAGGCGCGCGAATATGTCGTTGATGTTGGCGAGCCGGTCGCGATGAATATGCGCGCGCACCAGGCCGTCCGCGGCGAAATCGAGCGACTCCTGCAGATCCCGGCGCGTGCCGACGATCGAGCCGCGCACCGTGATGCCATTCAGCACGGTCGAGAAGATTGGCAGCGGGAAATCGCCCGGGGGCAAGCCGTTGAGTGCCACCGTACCGCCGCGCCGTACCATCCCGAGCGCCTGCGCGAACGCACTGCGCGACACGGCCGTGACGAGCACGCCGTGCGCACCGCCGATTTCCTTCTGGATGACCGTCGCCGGATCGTCGACCGACGCATCGATCGTCAGCTGTGCGCCGAGTTCCCGCGCAAGTGCGAGCTTCGCTGCGGACACGTCGATCGCGGCGACGTGCAGCCCCATCGCGCGCGCATATTGCACGGCCACGTGGCCCAGCCCGCCGATGCCTGAAATCGCGAGCCACTGGCCTGGACGCGTGTCGGTCACGCGAATCCCCTTGTAGACGGTCACGCCGGCGCACAGGATCGGCGCGATCTCGTCGAACGCGACCTGCGCGGGCAGATGGCCGACATAGTCGGGATCGGCCAGCACGTATTCGGCGTAGCTGCCGTTGACCGAATAGCCGGTGTTCTGCTGCCCGTGACAAAGCGTTTCCCAGCCGGTGTGACAGTACTCGCAGTGACCGCATGCGGTGTACAGCCAGGGCACGCCCACACGGTCGCCTTCGCGCACGTGCGTGACGCCGGGGCCAACCGCCGCGACGACGCCCACGCCCTCGTGCCCGGGAATGAACGGCAGCGTCGGCTTCACGGGCCAGTCGCCGTCGGCCGCATGCAGATCGGTGTGACAGACGCCCGACGCCTTGATGTTGACGAGGATCTGCCCCGGGCCCGGTGTCGGAACCGGCACTTCCTCGATGCGCAACGGTTCGCCGAACGCGTGTACCACGGCCGCTTTCATGGTTTGTGTCATGCGTCGCTCCTGTCTGGTCGATGACCGCCAAGTATCCGGGCTCGAAGCAGCGACGCCTTGATACGCATCAACGGGCAGAAAACGCGCGCGACGGCGGCCGCTGCGTCGCGAAGCATCGCAGGGCCGACGCGGGTCGCGGGGCCGGCCTGACAGCGCGCCGCTGTCGCCGCGGCCATGGCCGATTACACGCACGCCCTTGCACACCACCGTTTCGTTTCGGTTGCGAAATGATATAACATATCGTTTCGCAACCGCGGCCCTCATCCCATGCTTTCCGTCCGGGTGGCCCGGCTGCGCCGAGCGCTATCCGAACGGGTTTCTGCGTCCGCGAAATGCAACAATATATCGTATCCGACGTCAGCTCCCGCAGCGCTCGTTCGCCAATCCCACTCCAACCGATCCAACGACCATGCGCGACCTCCCTCGTCTACCGCTTCGCCCGCTGTCCCCCGTTCCGTTGCTGCTGTTCGCCGCCGTCGCACACGCGCAGGCCGACACGCCGACCACACCGGCGCCGGCACGGAGCACGTCGCTCGCGCCGATCTTCGTGACCGCGAACCCGCTCGGCGACGCCGAGCTCATCGCGCCGACCGCACAACTGTCCGGCGACGCGCTCACGCTGCGCCAGGCCGGTTCGGTCGGCGAGACCCTCAACGGCCTGCCCGGTGTGTCGACCACCACGTACGGGCCGATGGTCGGCCGTCCGATCATCCGCGGGATGGACGGCGACCGGATCCGGCTGCTGCAGAACGGTGTCGCCGCGTACGACGCGTCGTCGCTGTCGTACGACCACGCGGTGCCGGAGGACCCGCTGTCGATCGAGCGCGTCGAGATCGTGCGCGGGCCGGCCGCGCTGCTGTACGGCGGCAACGCGGTAGGCGGAGTCGTCAACACGATCGACAACCGGATTCCGCGCGACGCGATCGAAGGCGTGACCGGCGCGCTCGACGCGCGCTACGGCGGGGCCAATTCGATGCGCGCGGGGGCCGCGCAGGTCGAAGCCGGCAACGGCCGCTTCGCGTTCCATGTCGATGCATTCGACCGCGAAACAAGCAAGCTGCGGATTCCCGGCTATGCGCGCAGCAGCGCGCAGCGTGCGACCGACGACCCCGACACGCCGCAGCCGGTCGGCAGCGTGCCGAACAGCGACGGCCGCGTGCATGGCGGCGCAGTCGGCGCGTCGTACACATGGGCCGACGGCTTCGCGGGCCTGTCCTACAGCGGCTACGAATCCAACTACGGCTCCGTCGCCGAGGACGACGTACGCCTGCGGATGCGTCAGGAACGCCTCGCGTTCGCGTCCGAGGTGCGCAACCTCAGCGGCCCGTTCACAAAGCTGAAGTTCGATTTCGCGTACACCGACTATCGGCACAAGGAAGTCGACAACGGCGAGACGGCGACCACGTTCCGCAACCGCGGCTACGAGGCGCGCATCGAGGCGCGGCATCGCAGGATCGGCCCGTTCGAAGGCGCGATCGGCGTGCAGTTCGGGCAAAACACGTTCTCGGCGCTCGGCGACGAAACGCTCGTGCCGTCCACGCGCACGAACAGCGTCGCATTGTTCGGCCTCGAGGAATGGCAGGTCGATCCGGCGCTGAAGTTGAGCGTCGGCGGTCGCATCGAGCACGTGAAGGTCGATCCCGATCCGGCCGGCGTCGAGAAATTCGCCAGCGCGCGGCCGCGCGACTTCAATGCGGGCAGCGTATCGGCCGGCGCGCTGTTCTCGCTCACGCCCGTCTGGTCGGTCGCGGCGAACGTCGCGTATACGGAACGCGCGCCGACCTTTTACGAGCTGTACTCCAACGGCCCGCACGACGCGACCGGCCAGTTCCTGATCGGCAACCCGAATGCGTCGAAGGAAAAAGCCGTGTCGACCGACCTGTCGCTGCGCTATGCGAGCGGCCCGAATCGCGGCAGCGTCGGCGTGTTCTACAACCGTTTCTCGAACTATCTGACCGAGTACAACACCGGCCGCGTCGTCGACGGTGACGGCGAGCCGGTCGCGCCCGGCGCCGGCGATACGCTCGCGGAAGCGGTCTATCGCGGCGTGCGCGCCGAGTTTTACGGCGTCGAGCTCGACGGCAAATGGCGCGCGTTCTCGCGCCGCGGTCATACGGTCGACCTCGAGTTGACCGCCGACTACACACACGCGCGCAACGTCGACACCGGCGAGCCGCTGCCCCGCATTGCGCCGCTGCGCGCGACGGTTGCGGCAGATTACGGGTACGGTCCTTTCGGTGCGCGCGCACAGGTCACGCACGCGTGGTCGCAGCACCGCGTGCCCGACAACGACGTGCCGACCGGCGGCTACACGTCGCTCGGCGTGCTGCTCACGTACAAGTTCCGCGTCGGCGCAACGCACTGGCTCGCGTATCTGCGCGGCGACAACCTGACGAACCAGGAGATCCGTTATGCGACCTCGGTCGTGCGGGGCTTCGCGCCGCAAGGCGGGCGCAGCGTGATGGCCGGCCTGCGCACCACGTTCTGATTTCCCGGCGCCGTTGCGCTCGCTGCGCGACTCTCCGGCACCGCCAATGGCCGGTGCCGGCTTTATTTTCCCAACGGCGCTCATTCCGCTGGCGCGCACCGTTTCCCGGGCCCAGTTTCGTACGCGCGTGCCGGTATTCATCGATAAATCATGAATATTCCAATGCCGGGAATTAGAGCGTTCATTTTAAATTCACCGGCTGGACTGGTCATTTAATCCGCATTTGAATGCGCCGCGCCATGGATGATTTTGCGTTTTTGACATGGATCAAAAACGCCCGCCCCGCCGGGGATTTCGGCAAAAAAATAAATCGATATCAGGGTTTTCGAAGGGTAAAGAAAATTTTCTGAATGCCCGTTAATACCGGCACGAGCCCGTACCCGATCGAAGAACAAATCCCATCGCCAACCACACTCGCACAGGGGCGCATCGTGAAAATCACCAGAATAACCATCAAGGCCAAACTGCTTGGCGGCTTCGGTTTGCTTGCCGCGGTGGTCGTGATCGTGTCGGGCATGGCGCTAAAAGCGCTGTCCGACACCAACGACGAGTTTTCCCGCTACATGAACGGCATCAACGCGCGAGCGAACCTGGCCGCGCAAATCCGCACGGCCGTGGACCGGCGCGCGATCGCCGCGCGCAATCTCGTGCTCGTAAGCGCGCCCTCTGATATCCAGACCGAGCTGGCCGAAGTCCAGCAGGCGCACAAGGACGTGCAGGACCGTCTCGCGCAGCTGAAGACGATGATGGCGAATGCGATCGATACCACCGACCGTGCGCGCGAACTGGTCGCCGAAATCGTCCGCGTCGAAGCGAGCTACGGGCCGGTCGCGCTCAATATCGTCGGCCTCGCGCAGGCCGGCAAGAAGGACGAAGCGACTGCCGATATCAATAGCCGCTGCCGCCCGTTGCTCGCGCAACTGGTTCGCGCGACCGATGCGTACGCAACGTATACGCACGAGCGCGAAGTCGCGATCGCGCAGCAATTTGCGGATCGATACGCGGCCGAGCGCAACGTGCTGCTGGCAATTTGCGTAGCCGCGATCGCGGTCGCCGCGGGCGGCGGCCTGTGGCTCACGCGCAAGATCACGGCGCCGATCGTCACGGCGGTCGACGTCGCGCGCACGGTGGCCAACGGCGATCTCGGCAGCCGCATCGACGTGAGCGGCAACGACGAGACGCGCGACCTGCTCGACGCACTGCGCACGATGAATGTGCGGCTGATCGGCATCGTCGGCCGTGTGCGCGATTCGTCGAACAGCATCGCACACGCGGTCGGCGAAATCGCGTCGGGCAATCTCGACCTGAGCCAGCGCACCGAGGAACAGGCAGCGTCGCTGCAGGAAACGGCTGCGACGATGGAGGAATTCACGTCGACGGTGCGGTTGAACGCCGAGAACGCGCAGCAGGCGAGCGCGCTCGCCGCGAATGCATCGGACGTCGCGCTGCGCGGCAGTTCGGTGGTCGGCCGCGTCGTCGATACGATGACGGAAATCGGCCACAGCTCGTCGAAGATCGCCGACATCACCGGCATCATCGAGGGCATCGCGTTCCAGACCAACATCCTCGCGCTGAACGCTGCGGTCGAAGCGGCGCGCGCGGGCGAACAAGGCCGCGGTTTCGCGGTCGTCGCGAGCGAGGTGCGCAGCCTCGCGCAACGTTCGTCGACCGCTGCGAAGGAAATCAAGGAGCTGATCTCCGCGTCGGTGCAGACGATCCGCGACGGCTCCGCACTCGCGGGCGAAGCGGGCAAGACCATGGCGGACGTGACGCAGGCGGTCGCGCGCGTCACCGACATCATGGGCGAAATCGCGGCAGCCTCGGCCGAGCAGAGCCGCGGCATAGACCAGGTGAACCTGACGATCACGCAGATGGACGAGACGACGCAGCAAAACGCCGCGCTCGTCGAGCAGGCGGCGGCCGCGTCGAAATCGCTGGAGGCGCAAGGTCGCGAGCTGTCGGAAACGGTGTCCGCGTTCAGGATGCCGGCCGGCGACCACGCAGTCTCCGCGCATCGGGCCGCCTCCGTGTCGCACTGGCAAACCGCTGCGGCGTAACGCCTACACGCGCGGCCTTCACGCGCGTGCGCAATTTTCGGTCCCGGCCGCACGATGTCGGGCATCCCGCGCATTGGAGGCCATTCGCGACCGCTTCAAACGCAGACTCGCACTTTTAAATCATTCGAATGACGAGTATGCTTAAAAAGCACTCCGCGTTCGAACGGCGAATCGCATGCCCCTGATTCCCGTCCGATCGTATCGCGGCCCCATCGCGCCTCGCGTCGATGGCGGCGTCCGCCTCGCGCCCTGGCCGCACGAACTTTCCCCAACCATTCGCAGGAGAGCTGGTGAGCCGACTCGTCGTCGTATCCAATCGCATTGCAGATCCCCGTAAAGCCGCCGCCGGCGGCCTGGCCGTGGCCGTGAAAGACAGCCTGCAGGAAACAGGCGGCGTCTGGTTCGGATGGAGCGGCAGGCTGCGCGGTGAAGGCGAGCGTCCCGCGCACGGAGACGACGTGCAGATCCAGAACGTCGGCGGCATTCAGCTCGCGACGATCGATCTCGATCCGCAGGATTACGACGCGTATTACCTCGGCTACTCGAACAACGTGCTGTGGCCGGTGTTCCACTACCGGCTCGATCTCGCGCAGTTCGACCGCCGCTTCGCGGACGGTTACCGGCGCGTGAACCAGCTGTTCGCGCGCAAGCTGAGCACGCTGCTGCGCCCCGACGATACGGTCTGGGTCCACGACTACCAGCTGATTCCGCTCGCGGCCGAGTTGCGCGCGATGGGCTGCAGGAATCCGATCGGCTTCTTCCTGCACATTCCGATGCCGCCGCCGCCGATCATGGCCGCGATCCCGGAGCATGAGTGGCTGATGCGTTCGCTGTTCGCGTACGACCTCGTCGGCTTCCAGACCGAATCGGACCTGCTGCACTTCGAGCACTACGTCGAGGCCGAAGCCGGTGCCGCGCGGCTGCCCGACGGCCGACTGCGCGCGTTCGGCCGCACGTTGTCGGCCGACGCGTTCCCGATCGGCATCAACGTCGACGAATTCGCCGCGCTCGCCGAGAATCGCGACGGCATCGACATGTTCGAGCGGATGCGCGACGAGTATTCGCGCCGCCAGCTGCTCGTCGGCGTCGATCGGCTCGATTACACGAAGGGGTTGCCGCAGCGTGTGCACGCGTTCCGCCAGCTGCTCGAACAGTATCCGGAGAACCGCGACCGCGCGACGCTGATCCAGATCGCCGCGCCGAGCCGCGAGGATCTCGGCGCATACGACGACCTGCGGCGCGAAATGGACAGCCTGTGCGGCGCGATCAACGGCGACTACGGCGAACTCGAATGGATGCCGATGCGCTACATCCACCGAACGGTCGCGCGCAAGCGCTTGCCGGGCCTCTATCGCGCGAGCCGCGTCGCGCTCGTCACGCCGCTGCGCGACGGGATGAACCTGGTCGCGAAGGAGTTTCTCGCCGCGCAGGACGACGCCGATCCCGGGGTGCTCGTGCTGTCGCGTTTCGCCGGCGCCGCCGAACAGCTGAAGCCTGCGCTGCTCGTGAATCCGTACGACACGCAAGGCACCGCGCAGGCAATCCAGCGCGCGCTGACGATGCCGCTCGAAGAGCGCCGCCAGCGCCATGACGCGCTGATGGCGATCGTGCGCAAGACCGACGTGCACTGGTGGCGCGGCCGCTTTCTCGACGCGCTCGCCGAAGCTGCGGAAGTCGCCGCCGCGACGGCGTCCTGACGCCCCGGCTGTTGCGCGTCGCGCGCAGTCACACGCCGGTCGTCTCGCGATCGAGCACCGCGCCGTTCACGTCCTGCACCGCCACCGAGATCGGTATGCCTTCGCGCATGCTCTCGGTCACCACGCAATACGCGTCGAACCGGTCGAGCAAGCGCGTCGCGGCCGCGAGATCGGACCACGCCTTGCCGACCGACAGCGTCACGGCCATCGCGCCGACCCGCACCCTGCCCGCGTCGTTCTGCACCATGTCCACGTCGATATGCGCGGCGACCGGCTGCGGATCGACGCGCTGTTTTTCCAGCGCGAACAGCAGGCTCGCCGCGAGGCAGCTCGCGACCGAAGCGGCCAGCAGCCGCACCGGGTTCGGCCCGCGGCCCGCTCCGAGCGGCGGCGGTTCGTCGGTCAGTACCGGCGACAGATCGGTGCCGGCAAACGTGACTTCGAAACTGAAACGCGCATGCTGCGCGACATCGACCGATACGTGCGCCTCGCTCATGGCGACTCCGTGACTGGCAAAAGAGCACAGGAAAAGCCGGCGTGACGCCGCGCCGGCGAACATCATTCGCAGCGCCGGGCGCCGGTGCGATGCGATCGATATCGGGATCGCAGCCCCACCCGGTGGCTGCCGGAAGCTTCGCGCTTCAGCGCTCGGGCTCGTGCGGCCGTCCGTATGCGGCGAAATCGCGCTCGACCGCCGACGCCCGTTCCGGCGCATTCGCACTCGTGCAGGCTGCGGGATCGGCCGGCGAGCGCGCGGATTCCGGCTCGACACGCCCGTCGATCAGCGCCTGCAACGCATCGCGTTCGAGCACCTCGCACGCGAGCAGCCGCCGCGCGAGCCGTTCGAGCACGTCGCGGCGTTCGCCGAGCGTCGCCGCGACGCGTGCATGCGCGTCCGTCAGCAGCGTGCGCACCTCGTCGTCGATCATCCGCGCGGTGTGCTCGCTGCAGCGGCCCTCGCCCGGATGCCACACGCCCGGCATGCCGGTGCGCGCATCGCCGTCGTCGATGCTCACCAGGCCGATCTTCTCGCTCATCCCGTACTGCATGACCATGTGGCGCGCCAGCGCGGTTGCACGTTCGAGATCGTTCTGCGCGCCCGTCGACACGTCGCCGAACACGAGCTCTTCGGCGACGCGTCCACCTAGCAGCGCGTCGATCCGGTCGAGCAGCTCGCTGCGACGCAGTACGTAACGGTCCTCGATCGGCACCTGCTGCGTGTAGCCGAGCGCCGCGACGCCGCGCGGAATGATCGATACCTTCTTCACCGGATCGCAGTGCACGCGGCTTTCCGCAACGAGTGCATGGCCGGCTTCGTGATACGCGATCGTCAGTTTCTCCTGCGCGTTCATCACGCGGCTCTTGCGTTCGAGGCCCGTCAGCGCACGATCGATCGCCTCGTCGAAGTCGTCCATCCCGACCGCCGGCTTGCCGAGTTCGGCCGCATGCAGCGCGGCTTCGTTGACGACGTTCGCGAGATCGGCGCCGACGAATCCCGGCGTGCGCGACGCGAGCTCGCCGAGATCGACGTCGGCCGCGAGCTTCACGCGCTTTACGTGCACGCCGAGAATCTGACGGCGGCCGTTCACGTCGGGACGGTCGATCGCGATGTGGCGGTCGAAGCGGCCCGGACGCAGCAGCGCCGGATCGAGGATTTCGGGCCGGTTCGTCGCGGCCATGATGATCACGCCGGAGCCGGCCTGGAAGCCGTCCATTTCGACGAGCAACTGGTTGAGCGTCTGCTCGCGCTCGTCGTTGCCCGACATCGGGCCGATGCCGCGCACCTTGCCGAGCGCATCGAGCTCGTCGACGAACACGATGCACGGCGCCTTCTGCTGCGCCTGTTCGAACAGGTCGCGCACCCGCGCCGCGCCGACGCCGACGAACATCTCGACGAACGCCGAGCCGCTGATCGTGAAGAACGGCACGGCCGCCTCGCCGGCCACCGCGCGCGCGAGCAGCGTCTTGCCGGTACCCGGCGCGCCGACGACGAGCACGCCCTTCGGAATCTTGCCGCCGAGCCGCTGATAGCGATCGGGATTGCGCAGGAACGCGACGAGCTGCTGCAGCTCGGCCTTCGCTTCGTCGATGCCCGCGATGTCGTCGAACGTGATGCCGGTTTCCTGCTGCACGTACACGCGCGCCCGGCTCTTGCCCATCCCGGTAAAGTCCTGCAGCCCGCCGCGCCGGCGCACCATCAGGTTCCAGATGAACACGAACGCGACGAGCGGCACGAGCCACGATGCAAGCGCCGTGATCCAGCCGGTATCGGACGTGCCGTGGAAACGAATTCCGGCGGCGCTCAGCGAGTCGATCAGTTGCGGGTCCGTCACGCGATTGGTCGCAAAGCGCGGCGGCGCGCCGTCGTGCTTCACGGCCGCAACTTCGGACGCCGGCAGCAGCGCGCCGGCTTGCGGCATCTTCAGCGTGCCGGTGATCGCCGTCGAACCAATCTCGAGATCGTCGACGAGCCGCGCGGCGACGAGCCGATGGAAATCGCTGTACGCGATCATCGTCGACGCCGGACGCAGCATCAGCAACTGCGCGGCGAACAGCACGAAGAAGCCCGCGGCGATCAGCAATCCTGCGTAGTCGAATTTCCTGTCCATGGCATGACATCGGGCCGGCCCGTACACGCGCGGGTGGCGGCGCGCGGCAGCGCCCGCCGCGCGCGCACGCAATGGCTGCACACTGCCGCTGCCGCGTTTCATCGCATGAATGACAGCGCGAACGTGCGACCGGCGCGCCGTTCGCGGCGGACCGTGCACTGCGACGCGCAGCCCACGCTTTCAGTCTAGTTCGCGCGTGCGCGTCGCGCATCGTCTGACCAACGGCTTTGATCGGCACTGCGGCCCGCGTTATAGTCGCGTTCGTGACAGTTTTGTGACAAGCGGCGCCGCGCCGGGCATCGCATCGCTCGCGCCGCCGGTTGTTGCGCCCCGTTCCGGTCCCGGCACGCGCGAACACGCTGCCGCGCATCGAACGACAACCGCCCATTCGAGGAGCACACGACGTGAACGACACCCCCGATCGCCCCGACGAGCTGCCCGCCGATCCCGACCGCCGCCGCATGCTCGGCGGCCTCGCCGCGCTCGGCGCGGGCGTCGCGCTGGGCGGCTGCGAGACCACGCCCGGCAGCGCGCCGCGGTCCGCTGCCGACCTGCGGCTCGACGAAGCGCTGCGGCGGCAGGTGCGCCACATCGTCGTGATCTATGCGGAGAATCGCAGTTTCGCGAACCTGTACGGCGACTTTCCGGGCGTCCAGTATCCGTTGAGCGACGTGCGGCCCGAGCATGCGCAGCAGCTGGATCGCGACGGCAAGACGCCGCTGCCGGTGCTGCCGAAGATCTGGGGCGGTCTGGTGCCGCAGGCGCAGGAAGTGGACGGCAAGCGCTACGCGATCGCGGAGCGCGACATCGACAAGCTGCCGAACGCGCCGTTCCGGATCGCCGACGCGCAGGGCAAGCCGCTGCCGAACGGCGTGATCACGCGCGATCTGTGGCATCGCTTCTACCAGAACCAGATGCAGATCGCCGGAGGCCGCAACAACCAGTTCGCCGCATGGGCCGATTCGGGCGGCCTCGTGATGGGTCACTACCGCAATTCCGCCGACACGCTGCGACTGTGGAATCTCGCGCGGCAGTACACGCTGTGCGACAACTTCTTCATGGCGGCCTTCGGCGGTTCGTGGCTGAACCATATGTTCCTGATTTCCGCGCAGCCGCCGATCTATCCCGACGCGCACAAGCATCCACACGCGGCGAAGCTGTTGTCGAAGGTCGACGGCGACGATCCGGCCGGCACGCGCCTCGCGCTCGCCGCCGATTCGCCCGCGTCCGCGCTCGACGGCCCGCCGAAGTTCGCGGTGGACGGGCCGCTCACACCGGACGGTTACGGCGTGAACACGATGGCGCCGCCGTATCAGCCGAGCTACGTGCCGCCGCCCGATCCCGGCAACGCCGCCTATGCGGATCCGTCCGACCACCGCGTGATCCCGCCGCAAGTCCACGCAACGATCGGCGATCGCCTGTCGGAAAAGAACGTCGACTGGGCGTGGTACAGCGGCGCGTGGCAGTACGCGCTCGAGCATCGCGACACGGGCACGGTGCCGGATTTCCAGTACCACCATCAGCCGTTCAACTACTTCGCGAACTATGCACCTGGCACCGAAGCGCGTCGCAGGCACCTGCGCGATGCAGGCCTCGGCGACGAGCCGTCGACCAATCGCTTCATCGCGGACATCGACGCGGGCCGCCTGCCGGCCGTCGCGTTCTACAAGCCGCAAGGCAACCTGAACATGCATGCCGGGTACGCGGACGTCGAATCCGGCGATCGCCACATCGCGCACGTGATCGAGCGGATTCGACGCGGCCCGCAGTGGGCGAACACCGTGATCGTGATGACGCACGACGAGAACGGCGGCTGGTGGGATCACGTCGCGCCGCCGGTTGGCGATCGCTGGGGCCCAGGCTCGCGGATTCCGGCACTCGTGATCTCGCCGTTCGCGAAGAAGGGTTACGTCGATCACACGATGTACGACACGAACTCGATCCTGCGCTTCA includes the following:
- the otsA gene encoding alpha,alpha-trehalose-phosphate synthase (UDP-forming) yields the protein MSRLVVVSNRIADPRKAAAGGLAVAVKDSLQETGGVWFGWSGRLRGEGERPAHGDDVQIQNVGGIQLATIDLDPQDYDAYYLGYSNNVLWPVFHYRLDLAQFDRRFADGYRRVNQLFARKLSTLLRPDDTVWVHDYQLIPLAAELRAMGCRNPIGFFLHIPMPPPPIMAAIPEHEWLMRSLFAYDLVGFQTESDLLHFEHYVEAEAGAARLPDGRLRAFGRTLSADAFPIGINVDEFAALAENRDGIDMFERMRDEYSRRQLLVGVDRLDYTKGLPQRVHAFRQLLEQYPENRDRATLIQIAAPSREDLGAYDDLRREMDSLCGAINGDYGELEWMPMRYIHRTVARKRLPGLYRASRVALVTPLRDGMNLVAKEFLAAQDDADPGVLVLSRFAGAAEQLKPALLVNPYDTQGTAQAIQRALTMPLEERRQRHDALMAIVRKTDVHWWRGRFLDALAEAAEVAAATAS
- a CDS encoding OsmC family protein: MSEAHVSVDVAQHARFSFEVTFAGTDLSPVLTDEPPPLGAGRGPNPVRLLAASVASCLAASLLFALEKQRVDPQPVAAHIDVDMVQNDAGRVRVGAMAVTLSVGKAWSDLAAATRLLDRFDAYCVVTESMREGIPISVAVQDVNGAVLDRETTGV
- the ftsH gene encoding ATP-dependent zinc metalloprotease FtsH, which produces MDRKFDYAGLLIAAGFFVLFAAQLLMLRPASTMIAYSDFHRLVAARLVDDLEIGSTAITGTLKMPQAGALLPASEVAAVKHDGAPPRFATNRVTDPQLIDSLSAAGIRFHGTSDTGWITALASWLVPLVAFVFIWNLMVRRRGGLQDFTGMGKSRARVYVQQETGITFDDIAGIDEAKAELQQLVAFLRNPDRYQRLGGKIPKGVLVVGAPGTGKTLLARAVAGEAAVPFFTISGSAFVEMFVGVGAARVRDLFEQAQQKAPCIVFVDELDALGKVRGIGPMSGNDEREQTLNQLLVEMDGFQAGSGVIIMAATNRPEILDPALLRPGRFDRHIAIDRPDVNGRRQILGVHVKRVKLAADVDLGELASRTPGFVGADLANVVNEAALHAAELGKPAVGMDDFDEAIDRALTGLERKSRVMNAQEKLTIAYHEAGHALVAESRVHCDPVKKVSIIPRGVAALGYTQQVPIEDRYVLRRSELLDRIDALLGGRVAEELVFGDVSTGAQNDLERATALARHMVMQYGMSEKIGLVSIDDGDARTGMPGVWHPGEGRCSEHTARMIDDEVRTLLTDAHARVAATLGERRDVLERLARRLLACEVLERDALQALIDGRVEPESARSPADPAACTSANAPERASAVERDFAAYGRPHEPER
- a CDS encoding acid phosphatase; the encoded protein is MNDTPDRPDELPADPDRRRMLGGLAALGAGVALGGCETTPGSAPRSAADLRLDEALRRQVRHIVVIYAENRSFANLYGDFPGVQYPLSDVRPEHAQQLDRDGKTPLPVLPKIWGGLVPQAQEVDGKRYAIAERDIDKLPNAPFRIADAQGKPLPNGVITRDLWHRFYQNQMQIAGGRNNQFAAWADSGGLVMGHYRNSADTLRLWNLARQYTLCDNFFMAAFGGSWLNHMFLISAQPPIYPDAHKHPHAAKLLSKVDGDDPAGTRLALAADSPASALDGPPKFAVDGPLTPDGYGVNTMAPPYQPSYVPPPDPGNAAYADPSDHRVIPPQVHATIGDRLSEKNVDWAWYSGAWQYALEHRDTGTVPDFQYHHQPFNYFANYAPGTEARRRHLRDAGLGDEPSTNRFIADIDAGRLPAVAFYKPQGNLNMHAGYADVESGDRHIAHVIERIRRGPQWANTVIVMTHDENGGWWDHVAPPVGDRWGPGSRIPALVISPFAKKGYVDHTMYDTNSILRFISRVHGLAPLDGVAARDKAFASRGATPPGDLTNALDLG